The following proteins come from a genomic window of Solea solea chromosome 3, fSolSol10.1, whole genome shotgun sequence:
- the cth1 gene encoding cysteine three histidine 1, translating into MFETSSDDLFLPSCHDEELVDNLLSSEELDGENDGAGLSLAKALLPLVECSSPPLIPWVCSTRYKTELCTSYSSTGFCKYAERCQFAHGLQELHVPFRHPKYKTELCRSYHTTGYCYYGSRCLFVHNATEQRPTIRRRRNVPCRTFRSFGVCPFGTRCNFLHIEGSEGDDDGSSGAESPNVVEKTATPVTPQLQPHTKEWKPRGALCRTFSAFGFCLYGTRCRFQHGLPNKMKTSDHSLGGSLYTPQSLGSSGLPSPLSIFGSTSSTSSSPPSTPPLTTPPAEATAHNAFTFSSQHLSDLLLPLALHLQQLETSKAQEIWDNRAV; encoded by the exons ATGTTTGAG ACCAGCAGTGATGACCTGTTCCTGCCTTCCTGCCATGACGAGGAGCTGGTGGACAACCTGCTGTCCAGCGAGGAACTCGATGGAGAGAATGACGGAGCAGGCCTCTCCCTAGCCAAGGCCCTGCTTCCCCTGGTAGAGTGCTCCTCGCCTCCCCTCATCCCCTGGGTCTGCTCCACCCGCTACAAGACCGAGCTCTGCACCAGCTATTCGTCTACCGGCTTCTGCAAGTATGCCGAGCGCTGCCAGTTTGCCCACGGCCTTCAAGAGCTCCACGTTCCCTTCCGCCACCCCAAGTACAAGACCGAGCTGTGTCGCAGCTACCACACTACCGGCTACTGCTACTATGGCAGCCGCTGTCTGTTTGTGCACAACGCCACCGAGCAGAGGCCCACCATCCGCCGCCGCAGGAACGTTCCCTGCCGCACCTTCCGCTCTTTTGGTGTTTGTCCCTTTGGCACTCGCTGCAACTTCCTGCACATTGAAGGTAGCGAAGGTGATGATGACGGCAGCAGCGGAGCAGAGTCTCCTAACGTTGTTGAGAAGACCGCCACACCTGTAACCCCTCAACTCCAACCACACACCAAGGAGTGGAAGCCTCGTGGAGCTCTGTGCCGCACCTTCAGTGCCTTCGGCTTCTGCCTGTACGGCACACGCTGCCGCTTCCAGCATGGCCTCCCCAACAAGATGAAGACCTCAGACCATAGTCTAGGAGGCTCCCTTTACACTCCGCAATCTCTGGGCAGTTCAGGTTTACCTTCTCCTTTATCCATTTTCGGCTCTACCTCTtcaacctcctcctctccaccatcaACGCCTCCCCTCACCACACCGCCCGCAGAAGCTACCGCCCACAACGCCTTCACCTTCTCCAGCCAGCACCTGAGtgacctgctgctgcctctggctcttcacctgcagcagctggagacCAGCAAGGCCCAGGAGATCTGGGACAACAGGGCCGTCTAA